TGCTCAGCGCGATCGGATTCGGCGCCCTCGTCTTCGCGGTCGTCGAGGGGCCCGACCTCGGATGGTGGACGCCGAAGAGCGAACTGACCCTGTTCGGCTGGACGTGGTCGCAGGATGCCCCGATCTCGGCCGTCCCGGTGGCACTGGCGATCGCGATCATCGCTCTCGTGCTGTTCGTCGTGTGGGAGCGACACCGCGAGAAGGTGCAGCGCGAGGCGCTGCTGGATCTCGGGCTGTTCACGTTCTCGACGTTCTCGTGGGGCAACCTGACCGCCGCGATGGTCGCCATCGGCGAATTCGCGATCATCTTCGTGCTCCCGCTGTTCCTCATCAACGCGCTGGGCCTGGATGTGATGGGCGCCGGCCTCGTGCTCGCCGCCATGGCGATCGGCGCGTTCTTCTCGGGCGCCTCGGCACGTCACCTCGCCGCACGCTTCGGCGCGCCGGGCACGGTGCTGCTCGGCCTCGGATTGGAGATCGTCGGCACGCTGGCACTGGCGCTGCTGCTGCGCGCCGACAGCGCCGGCTGGCTCGTCGCGATGCCGCTCGTCGTCTACGGACTCGGCCTCGGGCTCGCGTCGGCGCAGCTGACCGGCACGGTGCTGCAAGACATCCCGGTGGCCGTCTCGGGGCAGGGCTCGGCCACCCAGAGCACGGTTCGCCAGGTGGGCTCGGCTTTGGGGACCGCGATGGCCGGCACCGCGCTGTCGGTGTTGCTCGCCGTCTCGCTGCCCGCCGCGCTCGAGAACGCGGGGATCACCGGCTCGGCGGCTGATCTACTCGCCGAATCCACACGCCTGTCGGCGGGCACGACGATCGCCCAGCTGCGAGCGCAGGGCGCAGGCTCCGCGTACGGAGAGCAGACGCCCACCGTGATCGACGCGCTGACCGGCGGGTTCGCCGACGCCACGCGAGGTGCACTGCTCGTGGCCACGGTGTTCCTCGTGCTCGGCTTCGTGGGAGCGCTGCGCCTGAAGCGGGCGGCGGAGCGCTCGTAGCCCCCGCAGGCGCCGCGTACATGCGTCGCCCGGTCCCGAATGGTCGGGGTCCCTGCATCCGAGGCGACCATATGCGCTCAGCGGGCGGGGTGATTGCGAGCAGGATGCCGACGCGCAGACCATGCGCTGCTAACGCGAGGCGCGGGGATGCCGACAGTCCCCGAGGACGGACCAGGATGGGCCGTCCTCGCACCGGCCTCGCGCCGGGGCCGATCTTCCAGGATGGAGCTCATGATCGTCGTCACGCGTCTGAACCGCAGCAGGTTCGCGGTCAACCCCGACCTGATCGAGAGGGTGCAGGAATCTCCTGACACCACGATCGTCATGGTCGACGGCGCGCGTTTCGTCGTCCGCGAGACCATGGAAGAGCTCATCGGGCAGATCACCGCGTTCCGTGCGAAAGTTCTGGCGCAGGCATCCCGACTCTCCGCCGCCACCAGGGCCGAGGACCTCTGATGGACATCGGACTCATCCTCGGTCTCGCCCTCGCGTTCGGCTCGCTGCTGGCGATGATCAGCATGGAGGGGGCTTCGGTCTCGGCGCTGCT
The window above is part of the Microbacterium sp. nov. GSS16 genome. Proteins encoded here:
- a CDS encoding flagellar FlbD family protein; amino-acid sequence: MIVVTRLNRSRFAVNPDLIERVQESPDTTIVMVDGARFVVRETMEELIGQITAFRAKVLAQASRLSAATRAEDL
- a CDS encoding MFS transporter — protein: MSRPHDTDAAAAELAAAAPAAPTRREWIALAVLSVGLGLIVLDGTIVGVALPAIIRDLDLDLTDAQWVNSLYAVVLAALLLSTGSLADRWGRKRLFLAGLVVFMGGSLLAAVSASAGALIGARAVQAVGAALIMPSTLSTVNAVFRGRYRAAAFGVWGAVISGAAAVGPLAGGALTQWASWHWIFLVNLPVGLLLLVAAAIVVPETRGRKTRPGVDVDGALLSAIGFGALVFAVVEGPDLGWWTPKSELTLFGWTWSQDAPISAVPVALAIAIIALVLFVVWERHREKVQREALLDLGLFTFSTFSWGNLTAAMVAIGEFAIIFVLPLFLINALGLDVMGAGLVLAAMAIGAFFSGASARHLAARFGAPGTVLLGLGLEIVGTLALALLLRADSAGWLVAMPLVVYGLGLGLASAQLTGTVLQDIPVAVSGQGSATQSTVRQVGSALGTAMAGTALSVLLAVSLPAALENAGITGSAADLLAESTRLSAGTTIAQLRAQGAGSAYGEQTPTVIDALTGGFADATRGALLVATVFLVLGFVGALRLKRAAERS